From Pedobacter indicus, a single genomic window includes:
- a CDS encoding universal stress protein → MKKILFLTDFSKVAENAFIYALSAAEKIKAEVHILHVTHIIETKDEEEQSRIHPFAAFYNEQLESDERSDFKVEAEKLEKIAEDNNKLGIPVEFHFEKGYFQEVVDDYIDELGIDVVVMGTSGANTVDKKLFGSNTEKLMNHLEIPLLAIPADIAFSEVRNFTLAVMLNDDEYKIVNRLNESLQTFGGNQLKCVYVAGSEQEIEKVETKIEQWKSNISNPEFSLEIVINPDVIDGLNDFMNSNPTDVLCVIHRHKSFMQWLFRANYSKRLLQYSNTALLIYNSN, encoded by the coding sequence ATGAAAAAAATATTGTTTTTAACGGATTTTTCTAAAGTAGCCGAAAATGCTTTTATCTATGCATTGTCCGCTGCGGAGAAAATAAAGGCAGAAGTTCACATTCTTCACGTTACACACATTATAGAGACGAAAGATGAAGAGGAACAGAGTCGCATACATCCTTTTGCTGCCTTCTATAACGAACAACTGGAATCCGACGAACGGTCTGATTTCAAAGTCGAGGCTGAGAAATTGGAAAAGATTGCAGAGGACAATAACAAACTGGGAATTCCTGTAGAATTTCATTTTGAGAAAGGCTATTTTCAAGAGGTTGTAGATGATTATATTGATGAATTGGGTATTGATGTCGTCGTGATGGGGACTTCCGGAGCGAATACGGTCGATAAAAAACTGTTTGGTTCTAATACCGAAAAATTGATGAATCATTTGGAAATCCCTTTGCTTGCCATTCCAGCGGATATAGCTTTTTCCGAAGTACGGAATTTTACCCTCGCTGTAATGCTGAACGACGACGAATATAAAATCGTAAATCGTTTGAACGAAAGTTTGCAGACTTTTGGAGGAAATCAGCTAAAATGTGTGTATGTGGCAGGAAGTGAACAGGAAATAGAGAAAGTCGAGACGAAGATAGAACAATGGAAATCGAATATCAGTAACCCTGAATTTTCGTTGGAAATCGTCATAAATCCCGATGTAATCGACGGATTAAACGATTTTATGAACAGCAACCCAACTGATGTGTTGTGTGTGATTCATCGGCACAAGAGTTTTATGCAATGGCTGTTCAGAGCCAATTACAGCAAGCGTTTGCTACAATAT
- a CDS encoding MFS transporter, with product MYNKAPFASWVPKPVMLLLILGILFPVMTVSGVYTSNITDISGALATYTEYISMANNAGAIGMGCAIMILMRIKMRFRTKEIIAGSAIILAILSYMCGTTDSPVVLIVCSLLIGFFKMFPLIEMVLPVMFILSPTGDRGKFYAIFYPLSIGFAQLSAYYFAQMVFDGSWQTPYLFMSAIMLVIAALSLIFQHNQRFGFKMPLYQIDWFSLVVFAASMMSLNYFFVFMKQQNWFHSPNIVGSLMIGVGLFIALIYRQNSLKRKMLDFSVFKKRNVSHSLILLLFLGLYLASSSVYTQYAIGVLGYNNLVNAHTNLWMIPGIVIAGILAFYGFKNKWYLKYYIALGFVFFALHTLCLYLIIQPQMDIRYLEYASILKGLGMGILFIGIWFYASLNLGMNEMMGMIAVLIVVRSFLATALGGAIIGWASYQSQWQSLNDISMYLDAGAIPNGMAIYQNISLNALMASGKIVLGTLTWLVVPILIFIATHSYGSFHYKRVVLLRKKIRGDSIKGYRF from the coding sequence ATGTACAATAAAGCACCTTTTGCAAGTTGGGTTCCTAAACCTGTGATGTTGTTATTGATTTTGGGAATATTATTCCCAGTGATGACCGTTTCGGGCGTATATACGAGCAACATCACGGATATTTCGGGAGCTTTAGCAACTTATACAGAATATATCTCGATGGCTAATAACGCTGGAGCCATCGGGATGGGCTGTGCCATTATGATACTGATGCGCATCAAGATGCGTTTCCGTACCAAAGAAATCATTGCCGGTTCAGCAATTATCCTCGCCATATTATCCTATATGTGCGGAACAACGGACAGCCCTGTTGTGTTGATAGTATGTAGCTTACTTATAGGCTTTTTCAAGATGTTTCCGTTGATTGAAATGGTTTTGCCAGTGATGTTCATTCTTTCTCCAACAGGTGACCGAGGGAAATTCTATGCGATATTCTATCCGTTGTCTATTGGGTTTGCACAACTTTCGGCGTATTATTTTGCTCAGATGGTATTCGACGGCAGTTGGCAGACACCGTATTTGTTTATGTCCGCAATAATGTTGGTGATTGCAGCACTATCACTTATTTTTCAGCACAATCAACGTTTTGGTTTTAAGATGCCACTGTATCAAATTGACTGGTTTTCACTGGTTGTATTCGCAGCTTCGATGATGTCGCTGAATTATTTCTTTGTGTTTATGAAACAGCAAAACTGGTTTCATTCACCCAATATTGTTGGTTCGCTGATGATTGGCGTGGGACTATTTATTGCCTTAATATACAGACAAAATTCCCTCAAGCGGAAGATGCTTGATTTTTCGGTTTTCAAAAAGAGAAATGTCAGTCATTCGTTAATATTGTTGCTGTTTTTGGGCTTATATCTGGCAAGTTCCTCGGTTTATACACAGTATGCGATTGGTGTCTTGGGATACAACAATCTAGTTAATGCACACACCAATCTTTGGATGATACCTGGTATCGTCATCGCAGGAATACTGGCGTTTTACGGCTTCAAAAATAAATGGTATCTCAAGTATTACATTGCTTTAGGATTTGTATTTTTTGCACTGCATACGCTTTGTCTTTATCTGATTATTCAACCTCAAATGGACATACGTTACCTTGAATATGCGTCCATATTAAAAGGTCTGGGAATGGGTATTCTGTTTATTGGGATATGGTTTTATGCCTCGCTCAACCTGGGAATGAATGAGATGATGGGAATGATTGCTGTATTGATTGTCGTTAGGTCTTTTCTGGCTACAGCTCTTGGTGGTGCCATTATCGGGTGGGCAAGTTATCAATCACAATGGCAAAGCTTGAACGATATTTCGATGTATCTCGATGCAGGAGCTATTCCGAACGGTATGGCAATTTACCAAAACATTAGTCTGAACGCGTTAATGGCTTCAGGAAAAATCGTATTGGGAACATTGACTTGGTTGGTTGTGCCGATATTGATTTTCATAGCAACACATTCTTACGGTAGTTTCCATTACAAACGAGTGGTGTTATTACGTAAAAAGATTAGAGGAGACTCCATTAAAGGATATAGGTTTTAG
- a CDS encoding HlyD family secretion protein yields the protein MSENTNNNQENTPQDVQQSAETRKENKQKSKQKKTKILNIFILILVLGGLYFVVKTYFNVGNDKYTNAAQVESFINPINTRVSAYIKEIHFVEHQYVKKGDTLMILDDREIITQLGQAEAAYMAAVASKNATSTSVKTAANNVNTVGANVEAAKANIEATKARLWNAEQNFNRYQNLLEDEAVTRQQFDQIKSDFEAQKAQLEAQISQYQSVINSKTTSELSVNEVQARLSMNDAEIKRAENALEMAKLNLSYTVITAPHDGIMGRRTVNVGQLLNPSQQVATIVDTENIWITANYREKQMGNVEIGGLATIKVDALGGKAFEGKITAVSGATGARYAAVPVDNSTGNFVKVQQRIPVRIEFTENNKPEEIKQLRTGMNVEVTLK from the coding sequence ATGTCAGAAAATACAAATAACAACCAAGAAAACACACCGCAAGATGTTCAACAATCTGCGGAAACGAGAAAGGAAAACAAGCAAAAGTCTAAGCAGAAAAAGACCAAAATCCTCAATATTTTTATACTTATTTTGGTTTTGGGTGGGCTTTATTTTGTAGTAAAAACTTATTTCAATGTTGGGAATGATAAATATACCAATGCTGCACAGGTAGAGTCGTTCATCAACCCGATTAACACACGGGTTTCAGCGTATATCAAAGAAATTCATTTTGTAGAACATCAATACGTGAAAAAAGGCGATACCTTAATGATTTTGGATGACCGTGAAATCATCACACAATTAGGACAAGCAGAGGCAGCTTATATGGCGGCTGTAGCATCTAAAAATGCGACGTCAACTTCGGTCAAGACAGCAGCCAACAATGTCAATACGGTCGGTGCAAATGTGGAAGCAGCTAAAGCAAATATCGAAGCGACCAAAGCACGGTTGTGGAATGCCGAGCAAAACTTCAACCGTTACCAAAACTTATTGGAAGACGAAGCTGTAACTCGCCAACAATTCGACCAGATAAAATCGGATTTCGAGGCACAAAAAGCACAACTGGAAGCTCAGATTTCACAATATCAATCTGTGATTAACTCCAAAACGACGAGCGAATTGTCGGTAAACGAAGTGCAGGCAAGATTAAGTATGAACGATGCCGAAATCAAACGTGCCGAAAATGCGTTGGAAATGGCAAAGCTAAATCTTTCGTACACCGTGATTACCGCTCCACACGACGGAATAATGGGTAGGAGAACTGTTAATGTCGGACAATTGTTGAATCCAAGTCAACAGGTCGCTACGATTGTAGATACAGAAAACATTTGGATTACGGCAAATTACCGTGAAAAACAAATGGGTAATGTAGAAATCGGCGGTTTGGCTACTATCAAAGTAGATGCCTTGGGCGGAAAAGCCTTTGAAGGAAAAATTACCGCAGTTTCGGGAGCTACTGGAGCAAGATATGCAGCTGTTCCGGTAGATAATTCAACGGGTAATTTCGTGAAAGTACAGCAACGTATTCCTGTTCGTATCGAATTTACTGAAAACAATAAACCCGAAGAAATCAAGCAACTTCGCACCGGTATGAACGTGGAAGTAACATTGAAATAG
- a CDS encoding TolC family protein — MKIRKLGPMLIAGILSISTMYGQERKISVDELFELAKENHPNLAVSKADIDIARQGVEVAKNAQLPSFSAGLQAYYLGDAHIIDKDFSNSTRVDMPHFGNTFSVEASQLIWKGGLVKNGIKAQTLQEELMELNYQSNEQNIKLLVLGYYLDLYKLLNQKDVYQQNIQLAEQRIDNINKFFNEGMVTRNDVIRGELQLSNLNLALQVVENNRQILNKQLTTALGLPESTQIVPDETLLNDVPKALLMDDYRTFAQNHPTVLMTKKAVDIYETSEKIARADMMPSLSAFAGNQLARPITTSSPVLDMYNHGWSAGLSLNFNIDALYKAPKKMKQARFEKDKAVAQAIETEQMIDVAVNAAYVKYNEALTQNNTLGTNKNLADENYRIMNSKYNNQLAILLDLIDASNQKLDAELQFANSEISIVYAYYKLLKESGNL; from the coding sequence ATGAAGATTAGAAAATTAGGTCCGATGCTGATAGCAGGTATATTGTCGATAAGCACAATGTACGGACAGGAACGCAAGATTTCTGTGGATGAATTGTTTGAGCTTGCTAAAGAAAACCACCCAAATCTGGCAGTGTCAAAAGCAGATATTGATATTGCAAGGCAAGGTGTTGAAGTTGCTAAAAACGCACAACTTCCTTCATTCAGTGCCGGATTGCAAGCATATTATTTGGGCGATGCACATATCATCGACAAAGATTTTTCCAACTCTACACGAGTAGATATGCCGCACTTCGGGAATACGTTTTCCGTGGAGGCAAGCCAATTGATTTGGAAAGGTGGTTTGGTCAAAAATGGTATCAAAGCGCAAACTTTGCAAGAGGAATTGATGGAGCTCAATTATCAATCGAACGAGCAGAATATCAAACTTTTGGTCTTGGGTTATTACTTGGATTTGTACAAGTTGCTCAATCAAAAAGATGTCTATCAACAGAATATCCAGTTGGCAGAGCAACGTATCGACAACATCAATAAGTTTTTTAACGAAGGAATGGTCACTCGGAATGATGTTATCCGTGGCGAATTGCAATTGTCTAACCTCAACTTGGCATTGCAAGTAGTAGAAAATAACCGTCAAATACTCAATAAACAGCTTACCACGGCGTTGGGATTGCCAGAAAGTACACAAATTGTGCCTGACGAAACCTTGCTGAACGACGTTCCAAAAGCATTGTTGATGGACGATTACAGAACGTTTGCTCAGAATCATCCAACGGTATTGATGACCAAAAAGGCGGTGGATATTTACGAAACTTCCGAAAAAATTGCACGTGCAGATATGATGCCTTCACTTTCGGCATTTGCAGGGAATCAATTGGCTCGCCCGATTACGACATCTTCGCCTGTGTTAGATATGTACAACCACGGTTGGAGTGCCGGACTTTCGCTGAATTTCAACATCGATGCCCTATACAAAGCACCGAAGAAAATGAAGCAGGCACGTTTTGAAAAAGACAAAGCTGTTGCTCAGGCAATTGAAACTGAACAAATGATTGATGTTGCTGTGAATGCCGCTTATGTCAAATACAACGAGGCATTGACGCAAAACAACACATTGGGTACAAACAAAAATTTGGCAGATGAAAATTACAGGATTATGAACAGTAAATACAACAATCAGTTAGCGATTTTGCTGGATTTGATTGATGCAAGTAATCAGAAATTAGATGCGGAATTGCAGTTTGCCAATTCGGAAATCAGTATTGTATATGCATACTACAAATTGTTGAAAGAAAGCGGGAATTTGTAA
- a CDS encoding MarR family winged helix-turn-helix transcriptional regulator, producing the protein MKIKEATEIAKIAELMEVMRDIRKALYLHFSQKVKEYKLDVTMEMLEVLYVLWNKDNVNQQEIVDKTNRNKASLTSLIDNLTNRGLVERKPDPTDRRNNLIVLTEQGRSYQEKLIPILDEVYQSFQVDISAEEMSNTVDILNKMRNRIND; encoded by the coding sequence ATGAAAATTAAAGAAGCTACAGAAATAGCTAAAATAGCAGAATTGATGGAAGTTATGCGGGATATCCGGAAAGCTTTGTATTTACATTTTTCACAGAAAGTGAAGGAATACAAACTCGATGTTACTATGGAAATGCTTGAGGTACTGTATGTTCTGTGGAATAAAGACAATGTCAATCAACAGGAAATCGTTGATAAGACAAACCGAAATAAGGCAAGTCTTACTTCGTTGATTGATAATTTGACAAATCGTGGTTTGGTTGAAAGAAAACCTGACCCGACCGATAGACGTAATAATTTGATTGTATTGACCGAACAAGGTAGAAGCTATCAAGAAAAATTAATTCCGATTCTCGATGAAGTATATCAATCTTTTCAAGTGGATATTTCTGCTGAAGAAATGAGTAATACAGTTGATATACTCAATAAGATGCGTAATAGAATTAATGACTAA
- a CDS encoding phage integrase SAM-like domain-containing protein has product MATVSAKIYEHHKKADGTYNVKICVYHKGKRKYIDTTHYVVRKQLTKDFKIKDPFVADVVERQLRDCRKTISDLETKLDHFSAETLRDFLRDMDEDVDFVKFCDEHIKGLKEVGRIKSAENFNVVRNSLVDYFKTDSFSINQIHYTMLLSYERYLKSERTMTRINQFGNPVTTTVKGVSSSAVHNYMRDLRTLFNGARNRYNEEDIGIFRIKHYPFKKYKVGSPPPRTKEKHNTLAEVVAIKNCVTKSGSRAELAKELYMLSFYLCGTNAVDFYQIGQQNIRNGRLEYNRSKTTERRKDNAFISIKITDEAKPLLEKYIGKLAARYSTIGCLNKALSKGMEQVCRMTGLAGVTFYWARHTFANTARNDCRMSKDDVALALNHVDEGNRTTDIYIAKDWKIVDDVQGKVIARLRKAEAKLMGILFLL; this is encoded by the coding sequence ATGGCAACCGTAAGCGCAAAAATTTATGAACATCACAAGAAAGCTGATGGCACTTACAATGTGAAAATCTGTGTCTATCACAAAGGTAAAAGAAAGTACATTGACACGACCCATTACGTGGTCAGAAAGCAACTGACCAAAGATTTCAAGATCAAAGATCCGTTTGTTGCGGATGTCGTCGAGCGACAGTTGCGGGACTGCCGAAAAACGATCAGCGATCTGGAGACAAAGCTCGACCATTTCTCTGCGGAAACCCTGCGGGATTTTCTAAGGGATATGGACGAAGATGTTGATTTCGTTAAATTCTGTGACGAGCATATCAAGGGACTAAAAGAGGTTGGAAGAATCAAGAGCGCAGAAAATTTCAATGTTGTGCGTAACAGTCTCGTGGACTACTTCAAGACGGACTCCTTTTCTATAAATCAAATTCATTACACGATGCTCCTGTCGTATGAACGCTACTTGAAATCCGAACGTACCATGACCCGAATAAATCAATTTGGCAATCCTGTCACGACAACGGTAAAAGGTGTGAGCAGTTCGGCGGTACATAACTATATGCGAGACCTCCGCACCTTGTTCAACGGTGCAAGAAACCGTTACAACGAAGAGGATATTGGTATATTCCGCATCAAGCATTATCCGTTCAAAAAATACAAGGTCGGTTCGCCACCGCCACGGACGAAAGAGAAGCACAACACCCTTGCAGAAGTTGTGGCTATCAAGAATTGTGTTACAAAATCCGGTAGCCGTGCAGAACTTGCCAAAGAACTGTATATGCTTTCGTTTTATCTCTGTGGTACAAATGCTGTAGATTTTTATCAGATAGGCCAACAGAACATCAGAAACGGACGGCTTGAATACAACCGTTCAAAAACTACGGAACGGAGAAAGGACAATGCCTTTATCAGTATCAAAATCACGGATGAAGCGAAACCCTTATTGGAAAAGTATATCGGCAAGCTGGCAGCACGTTATTCCACTATCGGATGCCTGAACAAAGCTTTGAGCAAAGGAATGGAGCAGGTATGCCGTATGACGGGGCTGGCGGGCGTAACATTCTATTGGGCAAGGCACACCTTTGCCAATACCGCAAGGAATGATTGCCGTATGTCCAAAGATGATGTAGCCCTTGCACTGAACCACGTTGATGAGGGCAACCGTACAACTGATATTTATATCGCCAAGGATTGGAAGATTGTGGATGATGTGCAAGGGAAAGTCATTGCACGGCTAAGAAAAGCTGAAGCAAAGCTGATGGGAATCCTTTTTTTGTTGTAA
- a CDS encoding acetyl-CoA carboxylase carboxyltransferase subunit alpha: MKTSFDFEKPIDDLLGQLDKVKQVAEKTKVDMSATISELEAELQRTREHIYGNLTGWQKVQMSRHPDRPQTLDYISMMCDNFLELHGDRTVKDDKAIVGGWANIDDQSVMVIGHQKGKNTKERQFRNFGMANPEGYRKALRLMKMAEKFNKPIVTLIDTMGAYPGLEAEERGQGEAIARNLLEMSVLKVPIICIIIGEGASGGALGIGIGDRVYMLEHTWYSVISPESCSSILWRSWDYKERAAESLKLTSENMLANGLIDGIIPEPFGGAHQDPALIGQTVKQQILTDLELLIAKNTDEMVAERIDKFCKMGVVVEQ; encoded by the coding sequence ATGAAAACATCGTTCGATTTTGAGAAACCCATAGATGATTTACTTGGTCAGCTTGATAAGGTAAAACAAGTTGCTGAGAAGACAAAGGTTGACATGTCAGCTACCATCAGTGAGCTTGAAGCTGAATTGCAAAGGACGCGTGAGCATATTTATGGCAATCTTACGGGTTGGCAAAAGGTGCAAATGTCAAGGCACCCAGATCGGCCGCAGACCTTGGATTATATCTCGATGATGTGTGATAACTTTTTGGAACTTCACGGCGATCGGACGGTGAAAGATGATAAGGCGATTGTTGGCGGGTGGGCAAATATTGATGATCAGTCGGTTATGGTTATCGGTCACCAAAAAGGCAAAAACACAAAAGAACGTCAGTTTCGCAATTTTGGTATGGCTAACCCTGAAGGATATCGGAAGGCTTTGCGCCTGATGAAAATGGCGGAAAAATTCAATAAGCCGATTGTTACCTTGATTGACACCATGGGTGCGTATCCTGGTCTGGAAGCAGAGGAGCGGGGGCAAGGCGAGGCAATAGCCAGGAATTTGTTGGAAATGTCCGTTCTGAAGGTTCCGATTATCTGCATAATCATTGGTGAGGGTGCATCTGGCGGTGCCTTGGGTATCGGTATTGGCGATCGTGTTTATATGTTAGAACATACCTGGTATTCTGTAATTTCACCAGAATCGTGCTCTTCTATTTTATGGAGGAGTTGGGATTATAAAGAGCGCGCTGCTGAATCTCTAAAATTGACGTCAGAGAATATGCTGGCTAATGGTTTGATTGATGGGATTATCCCTGAACCGTTTGGTGGTGCTCATCAAGACCCTGCATTGATAGGGCAGACAGTTAAACAGCAAATATTGACCGACCTGGAGTTGCTAATAGCTAAGAATACGGATGAAATGGTGGCAGAACGTATTGATAAGTTCTGCAAGATGGGTGTCGTGGTGGAGCAGTAG